A window of Candidatus Margulisiibacteriota bacterium genomic DNA:
ACCCGCAAGATATTTTATTGACATACTCCGTGCCATTTACCTAAAAGGCGTCGGGCTTTTCTGCTTCTGGCAGGACTTTGTCCTTATGACGGCCCTTAGTTTATTCTTTATAGTGCTCAGTATTGTCAAGTTCAAAAAGAGGTTGGACTGATGTTTGACAGCAGATTGTTCCATTTTATGAAGAAAGAGACACTGCAGCTTCTGCGGGACAGGAGAATGCTGCTGATAGCCCTTATCATGCCGGTAGTGCAGCTGCTGCTTTTGGGTTATGTGGCTTCCATGGACATAAAGCATCTTTCAACCGCCGTGCTTGACGAGGATAAGACTTATGAAAGCAGAGAATTCTTGCGCAGGTTCAGCGCCACCGAGTATTTTGATTTTAATTACTATCTTGCCAGCCGCGGGCAGATAGCCGGCTATCTAGACACCGGAAGGGCCAAACTGGCCATCCACATTCCTCACAAATTCGGACAAAAGATAGCCCACGGACAAACAGCGGACGTGCAGGTCAACATGGACGGCAGCAACGCCTCGATCGCCATGATAACCCAGTCCTATGTGCTTCAGATAGGCGCCCGGGCCTCGGGAGATATCTTTAATGAGAGGCTGCGCAGGCAGGGACTTGCGCCATATTCAAAAAGCCTGTTCGAGATACGCATGAGGACCTGGTACAACCCGGATATAGAAAGCCGGTACTTTTATGTTCCCGGCATCTTTGCCCAGCTGCTGCTGCTTATAAGCATGATGCTCACCACCTCTTCGATAGTAAAGGAAAAGACCAGAGGCACTATGGAGATGCTCTCGGTAACCCCGCTGAGGCCGCTGGAACTGATAATGGGAAAACTTATCCCTTTTGCCGCGGTGGCAATGTTCGACATGGCGGTCATTTTTTTGATAGCCACGCTGTGGTTCGGGGTCCCGATGAGGGGCAGCGTGCTTCTGCTGTTCGCTTTTGGAGGCGTTTATCTTTTGGCAGGGCTCGGGACCGGCGTGGCCGTGTCCACCTTTGCACGCAACGAAAGGCAGGCCGGAATGGCAAATCTTTTGGTCACCGCGCCTCAGCTGCTGCTATCCGGCTTTGTGTTCCCCATAGAGAACATGCCGGCATTCATCCAGTTCATCACCTATTTCATACCGCTTCGGTATATGCTCTCTATCGTAAGAGAACTGTTCCTTAAAGGGGTCGGGCTGCATTACCTCTGGAGCGATGTC
This region includes:
- a CDS encoding ABC transporter permease, with the protein product MFDSRLFHFMKKETLQLLRDRRMLLIALIMPVVQLLLLGYVASMDIKHLSTAVLDEDKTYESREFLRRFSATEYFDFNYYLASRGQIAGYLDTGRAKLAIHIPHKFGQKIAHGQTADVQVNMDGSNASIAMITQSYVLQIGARASGDIFNERLRRQGLAPYSKSLFEIRMRTWYNPDIESRYFYVPGIFAQLLLLISMMLTTSSIVKEKTRGTMEMLSVTPLRPLELIMGKLIPFAAVAMFDMAVIFLIATLWFGVPMRGSVLLLFAFGGVYLLAGLGTGVAVSTFARNERQAGMANLLVTAPQLLLSGFVFPIENMPAFIQFITYFIPLRYMLSIVRELFLKGVGLHYLWSDVWPMFLIGVVILSLSVAKFRQKME